The Flavobacteriales bacterium genome includes a region encoding these proteins:
- the glmM gene encoding phosphoglucosamine mutase, with the protein MTLIKSISGIRGTIGGKPDDNLTPLDAVKFAAAFAEWLINKNDGNTVVIGRDARLSGSMISTLVAQTLVGMGMNVIDLGLSTTPTVEMAVPNLNAAAGIILTASHNPAQWNALKLLNKKGEFISGKDGKDLLAIAEKAEMSFAEVNKLGSITTDNTWIDKHIDLILKCEEVNVEAIKKANFKVVVDGVASTGGVAIPALLKKMGVENVVELYCEPTGHFPHNPEPLAENLTEISKVVVEQKADLGIVVDPDVDRLCFVMENGEMFGEEYTLVAVADYLLGSNPGNTVSNLSSTRALRDITEKHGGKYEAAAVGEVNVVEKMKATNAVIGGEGNGGVIWPKLHYGRDALAGTALFLTHLANKNCSMTELKSHYPQYEMSKNKIELTADMNIAEILQKMGEKYAHENCNTIDGLKIDFSEEWVHLRPSNTEPIIRIYAESKSAKNAAELTERIKSEVLSIASKH; encoded by the coding sequence ATGACACTTATAAAATCAATTTCAGGAATTCGGGGAACCATAGGTGGCAAACCGGATGATAATTTAACTCCGTTGGATGCCGTAAAATTTGCGGCGGCATTTGCCGAATGGCTTATAAATAAAAACGATGGAAATACGGTAGTAATTGGTCGCGATGCCCGATTAAGCGGTTCTATGATTTCTACATTGGTGGCACAAACCCTTGTGGGTATGGGCATGAATGTGATTGATTTGGGATTGAGCACAACACCTACCGTTGAGATGGCCGTGCCTAATTTGAACGCTGCCGCAGGTATTATTTTAACCGCAAGTCACAATCCGGCTCAGTGGAATGCCCTGAAATTATTGAATAAAAAGGGTGAGTTTATTTCTGGTAAAGATGGAAAAGATTTGCTGGCCATTGCTGAGAAGGCGGAAATGAGTTTTGCGGAGGTGAACAAACTGGGAAGCATAACAACTGACAATACATGGATTGACAAACACATTGATTTGATTTTAAAATGTGAAGAGGTGAATGTGGAAGCCATAAAAAAGGCCAATTTTAAGGTTGTGGTTGATGGGGTGGCAAGCACCGGAGGTGTTGCTATACCTGCATTACTCAAAAAAATGGGGGTTGAAAATGTGGTGGAATTATATTGTGAACCTACAGGACATTTTCCGCACAACCCAGAGCCATTGGCCGAAAATCTTACGGAAATATCAAAAGTAGTGGTGGAGCAAAAAGCCGATTTAGGCATTGTGGTTGACCCGGACGTGGACAGACTTTGTTTTGTAATGGAAAACGGTGAAATGTTTGGGGAAGAATATACGCTGGTGGCCGTTGCAGATTATTTGTTGGGCAGCAATCCCGGCAATACGGTTTCCAACTTGTCAAGCACACGGGCATTGAGAGATATAACCGAAAAGCATGGCGGAAAATATGAAGCAGCTGCAGTTGGTGAGGTAAACGTAGTTGAAAAAATGAAAGCAACGAACGCAGTAATCGGTGGAGAAGGAAATGGGGGAGTTATTTGGCCGAAACTACACTATGGACGGGACGCACTGGCTGGAACCGCATTGTTTTTGACCCATTTGGCCAATAAAAATTGCTCGATGACGGAACTGAAATCGCACTATCCGCAATATGAAATGTCGAAAAATAAGATAGAGCTGACAGCCGATATGAATATTGCCGAGATTCTTCAAAAAATGGGAGAGAAGTATGCCCACGAAAACTGCAACACCATTGACGGTTTAAAAATTGATTTTTCGGAGGAATGGGTGCATCTGAGGCCGTCAAATACCGAACCCATAATTCGCATTTATGCAGAAAGTAAATCAGCAAAAAATGCCGCAGAATTAACGGAGAGGATAAAATCAGAGGTGTTGTCAATTGCCTCAAAACATTGA